In Solanum stenotomum isolate F172 chromosome 6, ASM1918654v1, whole genome shotgun sequence, one DNA window encodes the following:
- the LOC125868699 gene encoding uncharacterized protein LOC125868699: MPTMLLDLVPLIQEHVLVSICSFSKEDRCPRDLVIQLITKDHISLKINTSSLLTYLTKMQRSNRQTSKDLHSGRVKGIDREEDGLYVLKVNKVSSKEKEAISAAATYGNEEAYKLWHMRLGHPSQAILSFLSNNDFNFKISF; the protein is encoded by the exons ATGCCAACAATGTTGTTGGATCTGGTGCCATTAATACAGGAACATGTCTTGGTTTCCATATGCAGTTTCAGCAAGGAGGACAGATGTCCAAGGGACCTTGTGATACAGCTGATAACAAAGGACCATATTTCACTGAAGATCAATACAAGCAGCTTGTTAACCTACTTAACAAAGATGCAGAGGAGCAACAGGCAAACATCAAAG GACCTTCACAGTGGCAGGGTGAAGGGGATTGATAGAGAGGAAGATGGGTTGTATGTGTTGAAGGTAAATAAAGTCAGCTCAAAGGAAAAGGAAGCAATAAGTGCAGCAGCTACTTATGGAAATGAAGAAGCATACAAGTTGTGGCACATGAGATTGGGTCATCCATCACAAGCTATTTTGTCCTTTTTGTCaaataatgattttaatttCAAGATTAGTTTTTAG